A stretch of Flavobacterium sp. N2270 DNA encodes these proteins:
- the priA gene encoding primosomal protein N' has translation MQYFIETVLPIAVSKNFTYQVSEAEFEYIQVGMRVAVPFGKTKIYTGLVLGKNNNPPQLYEAKEILQILDEKPVVNSFQIEHWKWIANYYMCSLGEVYKCAFPSGFIIESETLISLNNEADLIEIDLKDDEYLIVEALKIQSSLRINEIVSILNKKNIFNTINALIAKGVILLQEEIKEQYKPKQTKYIQLHENYDNQDKLSELLESLSRAKKQRELVLSFFQLKATTKKPISVKLLLETSKSSTSIINSLIQKQIFEDYYINEDRVVFNKNENANFTLSEAQQIALNSIKDNFQNFDVNLLHGVTASGKTEIYIKLIEEYIKEDKQVLFLLPEIALTTQLVQRLTDYFGNQVAVFHSKYTNNERVEVWNHLIEKSEKAKIIIGVRSALFLPFSNLGLIIVDEEHEQTFKQQDPAPRYHARDAAIVLAHQFKAKVLLGSATPSLESYYNCKSNKYGLVQLKKRYGNVVLPEIELIDLKDKYFRKKMTGHFSDDLIKQISETLANGEQVILFQNRRGFSPYVECKTCGHVSHCPSCDVSLTYYKFKNQLRCHYCGYSIANPTHCHSCHSVELSTKGFGTEQIELELKQLFPDKNIGRMDQDTTRGKHGYEKIINAFRNEEIDILVGTQMLAKGLHFDKVTLVGILNADNLLNQPNFRAYERAFQMIVQVSGRAGRKDLPGKVMIQTYNPFHNTLQQVLSNNYDAMYKEQIYERKNFKYPPYVRLLKLTLKHRDYEKLKEGSMWLYSVLNQSLNMTVLGPEEPAISKIRNEFIRTILIKIPTTAHLGNSKQKINKILMSFDAIAQYRSIRVIVNVDNY, from the coding sequence ATGCAGTATTTCATAGAGACGGTTTTGCCTATTGCAGTCTCAAAAAATTTTACCTACCAAGTTTCTGAAGCTGAATTTGAATACATTCAAGTTGGGATGCGTGTTGCTGTTCCGTTTGGAAAAACTAAAATTTATACAGGTTTAGTATTAGGTAAAAACAATAATCCGCCTCAGTTATATGAAGCAAAAGAAATTCTTCAAATTTTAGACGAAAAACCAGTAGTGAACTCTTTTCAAATTGAACATTGGAAATGGATTGCAAATTACTACATGTGTTCGTTAGGCGAAGTATATAAGTGCGCATTTCCTTCTGGCTTTATAATCGAAAGTGAAACATTAATTAGTTTAAATAATGAAGCTGATTTAATTGAAATTGATTTAAAAGATGATGAATATTTAATCGTTGAAGCTTTAAAAATTCAATCGTCATTACGAATTAATGAGATTGTAAGTATTCTTAATAAGAAGAATATTTTTAATACGATAAACGCTTTAATTGCAAAAGGTGTAATCCTTTTACAAGAAGAAATCAAGGAGCAATATAAACCAAAGCAAACCAAATATATTCAATTACACGAAAACTACGATAATCAAGATAAATTATCGGAGTTATTAGAATCGTTAAGTAGGGCTAAAAAACAAAGGGAATTGGTCTTAAGTTTTTTTCAATTAAAAGCAACTACAAAAAAGCCAATTTCAGTAAAGTTATTGTTAGAAACTTCAAAAAGTTCAACTTCAATTATAAACTCACTTATTCAAAAACAAATCTTCGAAGATTATTATATTAATGAAGATAGAGTTGTGTTTAATAAGAATGAGAATGCAAACTTTACCTTGAGTGAGGCTCAACAAATTGCTTTAAATTCTATAAAAGATAATTTTCAAAATTTCGATGTTAATTTATTACACGGAGTTACGGCTTCGGGTAAAACCGAAATTTATATAAAGTTAATAGAAGAATATATTAAAGAAGATAAACAGGTTTTGTTTCTTCTGCCAGAAATTGCTTTAACCACACAATTGGTTCAACGATTAACCGATTATTTTGGAAATCAAGTAGCTGTTTTTCATTCGAAATATACAAATAATGAAAGGGTAGAAGTGTGGAATCATTTGATTGAAAAATCCGAAAAAGCAAAAATTATTATTGGAGTTCGAAGCGCTTTGTTTTTACCTTTTTCAAATTTAGGACTTATAATTGTTGATGAAGAGCACGAACAAACTTTTAAGCAACAAGATCCAGCACCAAGATATCATGCTAGAGATGCTGCTATAGTTTTAGCTCATCAGTTTAAGGCAAAAGTGCTGTTAGGAAGTGCAACTCCAAGTCTTGAAAGTTATTATAATTGTAAGTCTAATAAATACGGTTTAGTTCAACTGAAAAAACGATATGGAAATGTAGTTTTACCTGAAATTGAACTGATTGATTTAAAAGACAAATATTTTCGAAAGAAAATGACTGGACACTTTTCAGATGATTTAATAAAACAAATATCAGAAACTCTTGCAAATGGCGAACAAGTAATTCTTTTTCAAAATCGTAGAGGTTTTTCACCTTATGTAGAATGTAAAACCTGTGGTCATGTTTCGCATTGTCCAAGTTGCGATGTAAGTTTAACCTATTATAAGTTTAAAAATCAACTAAGATGCCATTACTGTGGTTATTCCATTGCCAATCCTACGCATTGTCATAGTTGTCATTCGGTTGAGTTGTCCACAAAAGGTTTTGGTACTGAGCAAATTGAATTAGAATTAAAACAACTTTTTCCAGATAAAAATATTGGTCGAATGGATCAAGATACAACTCGTGGAAAACATGGTTATGAAAAAATCATCAATGCTTTTAGAAATGAGGAAATTGATATTTTAGTTGGAACTCAAATGTTAGCAAAAGGTCTTCATTTTGATAAGGTAACCTTAGTTGGAATTTTAAATGCCGATAATTTATTGAATCAACCCAATTTTAGAGCTTACGAAAGAGCTTTTCAAATGATTGTTCAGGTTTCTGGTAGAGCAGGAAGAAAAGACTTGCCTGGAAAAGTAATGATTCAAACGTATAATCCTTTTCATAATACTTTGCAGCAAGTTTTAAGTAATAATTATGATGCTATGTATAAAGAGCAAATTTACGAACGAAAAAACTTTAAATATCCTCCATATGTGAGGTTGTTGAAACTTACGTTAAAGCATAGAGATTATGAAAAACTAAAAGAAGGTTCAATGTGGTTGTATAGTGTGTTGAATCAAAGTTTAAACATGACAGTACTTGGACCTGAGGAACCTGCGATTAGTAAAATTAGAAACGAGTTTATTAGAACTATTTTAATTAAAATTCCTACCACAGCGCATTTAGGCAATAGTAAGCAAAAAATTAATAAGATATTAATGAGTTTTGATGCAATTGCTCAATACAGGTCAATACGAGTTATTGTAAATGTTGATAATTATTAA
- the rpsR gene encoding 30S ribosomal protein S18, with the protein MSTLEQSAKGKKDGEIRYLTPLNIETNKQKKYCRFKKSGIKYIDYKDADFLLKFVNEQGKILPRRLTGTSLKYQRKVSVAVKRARHLALMPYVADLLK; encoded by the coding sequence ATGTCTACATTAGAGCAATCTGCAAAAGGAAAGAAAGACGGAGAGATTAGATATCTTACGCCATTAAATATTGAAACTAACAAACAAAAGAAATACTGTCGTTTTAAAAAATCAGGTATTAAATATATCGATTATAAAGATGCTGATTTCTTATTAAAGTTTGTAAACGAACAAGGTAAAATTTTACCAAGACGTTTAACAGGTACTTCATTAAAGTATCAAAGAAAAGTGTCTGTAGCTGTTAAAAGAGCACGTCACTTAGCTTTAATGCCATACGTGGCCGATTTATTAAAATAA
- the rpsF gene encoding 30S ribosomal protein S6 — translation MNHYEAVFILNPVLSEVQVKETVSKFEDFLTSRGAKMVSKEDWGLKKLAYEIQHKKSGFYHLFEFQAPADIIIAFETELRREERIMRFLNVSLDKHAISWAERRREKLKSKSN, via the coding sequence ATGAATCATTATGAAGCTGTTTTCATCTTGAATCCCGTTTTATCTGAAGTACAGGTAAAGGAAACAGTAAGTAAGTTTGAAGATTTTCTTACTTCTAGAGGAGCAAAGATGGTATCAAAAGAGGATTGGGGCTTAAAAAAATTAGCTTACGAAATCCAACACAAAAAAAGTGGTTTTTATCACTTATTTGAATTCCAAGCGCCAGCTGATATTATTATCGCTTTCGAAACTGAATTAAGACGTGAAGAGCGTATTATGCGTTTCTTAAATGTATCGTTAGATAAGCACGCTATTTCATGGGCAGAAAGAAGAAGAGAAAAATTAAAATCTAAATCAAACTAA
- the rplI gene encoding 50S ribosomal protein L9, producing the protein MELILKQDVPNLGFKDDVVTVKNGYGRNYLIPQGFASLATPSAKKVLAENLKQKAHKEQKLVDDANKIAESLKALEIKIAVKAGGGKLFGSVTNANIAEVLSSNGHDIDKKFISSGIVKRVGKYNANVRLHRDVIVELAYEIVAEQA; encoded by the coding sequence ATGGAACTTATTTTAAAACAAGATGTACCTAATTTAGGATTTAAAGATGATGTAGTAACTGTTAAAAACGGTTATGGTCGTAACTATTTAATTCCTCAAGGTTTTGCTTCTTTAGCAACTCCTTCAGCTAAGAAAGTGTTAGCTGAGAACTTAAAACAAAAAGCACACAAAGAGCAAAAATTAGTTGACGATGCAAATAAAATTGCTGAATCATTAAAAGCTCTTGAAATTAAAATTGCTGTTAAAGCTGGTGGTGGAAAATTATTTGGTTCTGTAACTAATGCAAACATCGCAGAAGTTTTATCAAGTAATGGTCATGATATCGACAAGAAATTCATTTCAAGTGGAATCGTTAAGCGTGTTGGAAAATACAATGCTAACGTAAGATTACATAGAGATGTGATTGTTGAATTGGCTTATGAAATTGTTGCTGAACAAGCATAA
- a CDS encoding DUF6495 family protein, with protein sequence MKYARLTKEQLEELHPEFINFLATQSIDKKEWDDLKKNKPLVAEQEIDVFSDMIWDKALDNVKYIDHFSKNYIFLFKCIDSNVYSYVINSTDSSTDFLSAEGINWLSENVFSDSVEIQQGKKDISAGRNESLFEIIKKGGIISKGELFSKFEALLAK encoded by the coding sequence ATGAAATATGCAAGATTAACGAAGGAACAATTAGAAGAATTACATCCCGAATTTATAAATTTCTTGGCAACTCAGTCAATTGATAAAAAAGAATGGGATGATTTAAAAAAGAATAAACCTTTAGTTGCAGAACAAGAAATAGATGTTTTTTCTGATATGATTTGGGATAAAGCATTAGATAATGTTAAGTATATTGATCATTTTTCTAAAAATTATATTTTCCTTTTTAAATGTATAGATAGCAATGTTTATTCATATGTCATTAACTCTACAGATTCTTCAACCGACTTTCTATCTGCGGAAGGAATCAATTGGTTAAGCGAGAATGTTTTTTCTGATTCAGTAGAAATTCAACAAGGAAAAAAAGATATTTCAGCAGGAAGAAATGAATCACTTTTTGAAATTATTAAAAAAGGTGGAATAATAAGTAAAGGTGAATTGTTTAGTAAGTTTGAAGCGTTACTAGCAAAATAA
- a CDS encoding LytR/AlgR family response regulator transcription factor, with translation MKLNCIVVDDSAIQRMTITKLVNESTNLNLVGDFANALEAKNAINNNVVDLIFLDIEMPLINGFDLLDGLRVKPQIVFITSKADYAVKAFDYEATDFLQKPISKERFLKAVKKALELHQLRNETPEDQGETIIIKSNLKKLKIYTSKIKWVEAFGDYIKVITDEDSHLVLSTMKAFEKELPEGKFIRVHKSYIVNLERVEKFNSKFAEIGKTKIPISRNKKEVISEAIEKL, from the coding sequence ATGAAGCTGAATTGTATAGTTGTTGATGATAGCGCCATTCAAAGAATGACAATTACAAAACTTGTAAACGAATCTACTAATCTAAACCTTGTAGGAGATTTTGCAAATGCTCTTGAGGCTAAAAATGCTATCAACAACAATGTTGTTGATTTAATTTTTTTAGATATTGAAATGCCATTAATTAATGGTTTTGACTTGTTAGATGGATTAAGAGTAAAACCCCAAATTGTTTTCATTACTTCTAAAGCTGATTATGCCGTTAAGGCTTTTGATTATGAAGCTACTGATTTTCTTCAAAAACCAATCTCCAAAGAACGCTTCTTAAAAGCTGTTAAAAAAGCATTGGAACTACACCAATTAAGAAACGAAACTCCCGAAGACCAAGGAGAAACCATTATTATTAAAAGTAATCTTAAAAAACTAAAAATTTATACTTCAAAAATTAAATGGGTTGAAGCTTTTGGCGATTATATTAAAGTTATTACCGATGAAGACAGTCACTTAGTTTTATCTACGATGAAAGCTTTTGAAAAAGAATTACCTGAAGGTAAATTTATTAGAGTACATAAATCATATATTGTAAACTTAGAAAGAGTTGAAAAATTCAACAGTAAATTTGCTGAAATTGGCAAAACCAAAATACCAATTAGTAGAAATAAAAAAGAAGTAATTTCTGAAGCAATTGAAAAACTTTAA